A portion of the Faecalibacterium sp. I3-3-89 genome contains these proteins:
- the ptsP gene encoding phosphoenolpyruvate--protein phosphotransferase — MQVGTGKSILNGIAIGKLKIYKKKNTVISAAEVADTAAELQRFEDARAKAIDQQTALYEKALAEAGEDIAEVFNIHAMMLDDDDFVDAIKEIINGQHRCAEYAVKTAGDNQAAVFAAMDDPYLQARSADVIDIAQAILDILQGVDNATLQGTEPSILVAEDLAPSETVRMDKSLLLGFITREGSSNSHTAILARSMNIPALIQCKDIQDDWDGKMAVVDGYNACVYVDPTPDLLKSLKKRQQEDQKKQALLQELKGKPNTTLDGRTINVFANIGGMGDVGAVQQNDAGGVGLFRTEFVYLNCKDFPTEDYQFEAYKQVLESLAPRKVVVRTCDIGADKTVDYMKLDHEDNPALGYRAIRICLTRKDFFKTQLRALLRASAYGNMSIMFPMITSLRELQDAKAVLDECRAELRAEGKKFDEKMEVGTMIETPAAVLIADELAEECDFFSIGTNDLTQYTCALDRQNAKLEPFFNPHHPAVLRAIKMTIDAGHRHGIWVGICGELGADTALTETFLRMGVDELSMNAKSVLPVRKIIRSIDLSKPSDK, encoded by the coding sequence ATGCAGGTAGGCACCGGTAAAAGCATCCTGAATGGCATTGCCATCGGAAAGCTGAAGATCTATAAGAAAAAGAATACCGTTATCTCCGCCGCTGAGGTGGCCGACACCGCCGCTGAACTCCAGCGCTTTGAGGATGCCCGCGCCAAGGCCATCGACCAGCAGACCGCCCTCTACGAGAAGGCTCTGGCTGAGGCCGGCGAGGACATCGCCGAGGTGTTCAACATCCACGCCATGATGCTGGACGACGACGACTTCGTGGACGCCATCAAAGAGATCATCAACGGCCAGCACCGCTGCGCCGAGTATGCCGTCAAGACCGCCGGAGACAATCAGGCCGCCGTCTTTGCGGCCATGGACGACCCCTATTTGCAGGCCCGCAGCGCCGATGTCATCGACATCGCGCAGGCCATCCTCGATATTCTGCAGGGGGTGGACAACGCGACGCTGCAGGGCACCGAGCCGAGCATCCTCGTGGCAGAGGACCTCGCCCCCTCCGAGACTGTCCGGATGGACAAGAGCCTGCTGCTGGGCTTCATCACCCGGGAGGGCAGCTCCAACAGCCACACCGCCATCCTCGCCCGCAGCATGAACATCCCCGCCCTCATCCAGTGCAAGGACATTCAGGACGACTGGGACGGCAAGATGGCGGTCGTGGACGGCTACAATGCCTGCGTCTACGTTGACCCCACCCCCGACCTGCTCAAGAGCCTGAAAAAGCGCCAGCAGGAGGACCAGAAAAAGCAGGCCCTCTTACAGGAGCTGAAGGGCAAGCCCAACACCACCCTTGACGGCAGGACCATCAACGTCTTTGCCAACATCGGCGGCATGGGCGATGTGGGGGCGGTGCAGCAGAACGACGCCGGCGGCGTCGGCCTCTTCCGCACCGAGTTCGTCTACCTCAACTGCAAGGACTTCCCGACGGAGGACTACCAGTTCGAGGCCTATAAGCAGGTGCTGGAGAGCCTTGCGCCCCGCAAGGTGGTCGTCCGCACCTGCGACATCGGCGCGGACAAGACCGTGGATTACATGAAGCTGGACCACGAGGACAACCCCGCACTGGGCTACCGCGCCATCCGCATCTGCCTGACCCGGAAGGACTTCTTCAAGACCCAGCTGCGTGCGCTGCTGCGGGCTTCGGCCTACGGCAACATGAGCATCATGTTCCCCATGATCACCAGCCTGCGGGAGCTGCAGGACGCCAAGGCTGTGCTGGACGAGTGCCGCGCCGAGCTGCGTGCAGAGGGCAAGAAGTTCGACGAGAAGATGGAAGTGGGCACCATGATCGAGACGCCTGCCGCCGTCCTCATCGCGGACGAGCTGGCGGAGGAGTGCGACTTCTTCTCCATCGGCACCAACGACCTGACCCAGTACACCTGTGCGCTGGACCGTCAGAACGCAAAGCTGGAGCCGTTCTTCAACCCCCACCACCCCGCTGTCCTCCGGGCCATCAAGATGACCATCGACGCGGGCCACCGCCACGGCATCTGGGTGGGCATCTGCGGTGAGCTGGGCGCAGACACCGCCCTCACCGAGACCTTCCTGCGGATGGGCGTAGATGAGCTGTCCATGAACGCCAAGAGCGTGCTGCCCGTGCGCAAGATCATCCGCAGCATCGACCTGAGCAAGCCTTCGGATAAATAA
- a CDS encoding HPr family phosphocarrier protein: protein MIMKEFQYTVKDACGIHARPAGLLVKVAKGFASTATLEKAGKTCDLRKLMALMGMGVKQGDTVTIKVEGDDEAACAEAIQKFLSENV, encoded by the coding sequence ATGATCATGAAGGAATTCCAGTACACCGTTAAGGATGCCTGCGGCATCCACGCACGTCCCGCCGGCCTGCTCGTTAAGGTGGCCAAGGGCTTTGCAAGCACCGCTACCCTCGAAAAGGCAGGCAAGACCTGCGACCTGCGCAAGCTGATGGCCCTGATGGGCATGGGCGTCAAGCAGGGCGACACCGTGACCATCAAGGTGGAGGGCGACGACGAGGCCGCCTGCGCCGAAGCGATCCAGAAATTCCTGAGCGAGAACGTCTGA
- a CDS encoding pyridoxal phosphate-dependent aminotransferase → MLNETYRAMLGHKSVIRETFMYGKQRAAEIGYENVFDYSLGNPSVPCPDKFTKTMQTLLAEEEPVALHGYCPSQGDPGFRTAVAAHLAGTFGLPYEQKDIFPTTGAAGAIAHAIRAVTKPGDEVLTFAPYFPEYGPYVGGTGAVLKVVPPQAPAFQPNLDAFEAMLNEKVTCVLINTPNNPTGVVYSAGTLTRLADILTEKSRAFGHTIFLVSDEPYRDIAFDGRKVPYPAAFYPHTLTCFSFSKSLSLPGERLGYVAVRPGCEGEELLVDMMAQISRFTGHNCPPSIIQRAVAQCLDVTSDLSVYETNMNLLYDKLTELGFEVERPGGTFYIFPKALEEDANAFCLKAREFDLLLVPSDTFGVKGYVRFAYCIDTEKVERSLPALEKLAAAYK, encoded by the coding sequence ATGCTGAACGAGACTTACCGCGCCATGCTGGGCCATAAGAGCGTCATCCGCGAGACTTTCATGTATGGCAAACAGCGCGCCGCCGAGATCGGCTATGAGAACGTGTTCGACTACTCGCTGGGCAACCCCAGCGTGCCCTGCCCGGACAAGTTCACCAAGACCATGCAGACCCTGCTGGCTGAGGAGGAGCCGGTGGCCCTCCACGGCTACTGCCCCAGTCAGGGCGACCCGGGCTTCCGCACCGCTGTGGCGGCCCATCTGGCCGGGACCTTCGGCCTGCCCTACGAGCAGAAGGATATTTTCCCCACCACGGGTGCGGCGGGGGCCATCGCCCACGCCATCCGCGCTGTGACCAAGCCCGGCGACGAGGTGCTGACCTTCGCGCCCTATTTCCCGGAGTACGGCCCCTATGTTGGGGGCACCGGCGCGGTCCTGAAGGTCGTGCCCCCGCAGGCCCCGGCGTTCCAGCCGAACCTCGACGCCTTTGAGGCGATGCTGAACGAGAAGGTCACCTGCGTCCTCATCAACACCCCCAACAACCCCACCGGCGTGGTCTACTCTGCCGGGACGCTGACCCGGCTGGCTGACATCCTGACCGAGAAAAGCAGGGCCTTCGGACACACGATCTTCCTCGTCAGCGATGAGCCTTACCGCGACATCGCGTTTGATGGCAGAAAGGTGCCTTACCCGGCGGCATTCTATCCCCACACCCTGACCTGCTTCTCCTTCTCCAAGAGCCTGAGCCTCCCCGGCGAGCGTCTGGGCTATGTGGCCGTCCGGCCCGGCTGCGAGGGCGAGGAGCTGCTGGTGGATATGATGGCCCAGATCTCCCGCTTCACCGGCCACAACTGCCCGCCCAGCATCATCCAGCGCGCCGTGGCCCAGTGCCTCGACGTGACCAGCGACCTTTCCGTCTACGAGACGAACATGAACCTGCTCTACGACAAGCTCACAGAGCTGGGCTTCGAGGTGGAGCGCCCCGGCGGCACCTTCTACATCTTCCCGAAGGCGCTGGAAGAGGACGCCAATGCCTTCTGCCTCAAGGCCCGGGAGTTCGACCTGCTGCTGGTGCCCAGCGACACCTTCGGCGTTAAGGGCTATGTCCGCTTTGCCTACTGCATCGACACCGAGAAAGTGGAGCGCAGCCTGCCTGCGCTGGAAAAGCTGGCTGCGGCCTATAAGTGA
- a CDS encoding foldase → MKKKLIALVCALALAVGLVGCSLSTPDSVGTIGDVDIPSGLYLLAQFDAYQTAADLASDEQDASKVSSFLKATITVDDATGETAVVSDYVAQKTLENLESYAAIETRFDALGGVLTPDEEAQADSYASQLMEQNGDLYKANGIGLDTLKRFERILIKSSDLLTLCYGTDGETPVSDAELTSHLEDDMVYIRYTVIPLYNTSTFAFADDDQSTQMLELAQTAAESYNAAVHADAAAQTSAFGAAVSAALPDIYAVLDSTPSSDAASLSTALLGAADIDSTFSEEGAADAVRALKPGEAAAVQYSGYALMLLVRLDPLEADTLDALRAQALSDMKSSELQDSIQSFGASLPHALDTAAMKKLPASKIKNTQSDQ, encoded by the coding sequence ATGAAAAAGAAACTCATCGCGCTCGTCTGCGCCCTCGCACTGGCCGTCGGCCTCGTGGGCTGCAGCCTCTCCACCCCGGATTCCGTCGGCACCATCGGCGATGTGGACATCCCCTCCGGCCTCTATCTGCTGGCCCAGTTCGACGCCTACCAGACCGCCGCCGACCTCGCCTCCGACGAGCAGGATGCCTCCAAGGTGTCCAGCTTCCTCAAAGCCACCATCACCGTCGATGATGCCACCGGCGAGACCGCCGTGGTCAGCGACTATGTGGCCCAGAAGACCCTCGAGAACCTCGAGTCCTACGCCGCCATCGAGACCCGCTTCGACGCGCTGGGCGGCGTGCTGACCCCCGACGAGGAGGCACAGGCCGACAGCTACGCCTCCCAGCTGATGGAGCAGAACGGCGACCTCTATAAGGCCAACGGCATCGGCCTCGACACCCTCAAGCGGTTCGAGCGCATCCTCATCAAGAGCAGCGACCTGCTCACCCTCTGCTACGGCACCGACGGCGAGACCCCTGTCTCTGACGCTGAGCTGACCAGCCACCTCGAGGACGATATGGTCTACATCCGCTACACCGTCATCCCGCTGTACAATACCAGCACCTTCGCCTTCGCCGACGACGACCAGAGCACCCAGATGCTGGAGCTGGCCCAGACCGCCGCCGAGAGCTACAACGCCGCCGTCCACGCTGACGCCGCAGCGCAGACCTCCGCCTTCGGCGCTGCCGTCTCTGCCGCTCTGCCCGACATCTACGCCGTGCTGGACAGCACGCCGTCCTCCGACGCTGCTTCTCTCTCCACCGCCCTGCTGGGTGCTGCCGACATCGACTCCACCTTCTCTGAGGAGGGCGCTGCCGACGCCGTCCGTGCCCTGAAGCCCGGCGAGGCAGCTGCGGTGCAGTACTCCGGCTATGCGCTGATGCTCCTCGTCCGCCTCGACCCGCTGGAGGCCGACACGCTGGACGCTCTCCGCGCACAGGCCCTCTCCGACATGAAGAGCAGCGAGCTGCAGGACAGCATCCAGTCCTTCGGCGCTTCGCTGCCTCATGCGCTGGACACCGCCGCCATGAAGAAGCTTCCGGCCTCCAAGATCAAGAACACCCAGAGCGATCAGTAA
- a CDS encoding pectinesterase family protein, with translation MLTITVAQDGSGDFASIAEAVLAVPYEEEALVQVGPGLYREKLICEKRCITLRGAGADRTRLVWGDGGKLPHKDGRPTHTFRSYTAFFSGGTLCVEDMTIENDAGPGAQAGQAVAAYVDSARAVFRRVKLLGNQDTLFCAPLPEKEREKDGFLGPRGLAPRRPTAQYYTECEIAGDIDFIFGGGDALFENCTIRTVDNHIPHSYVTGPSGKADGLGFVFWNCDFVSDCPAGSVYLGRPWRPEGKTAVLDCRLGAHIAPEGFIAWNDRTDTGLATFAEADSAGPGAAERPAWVRALSGPEAAALLARARALCRPA, from the coding sequence ATGCTGACGATCACAGTTGCACAGGACGGCAGCGGCGACTTCGCATCCATCGCGGAGGCGGTGCTGGCCGTACCCTATGAGGAGGAAGCATTGGTGCAGGTCGGCCCCGGACTTTACCGGGAAAAGCTGATCTGCGAGAAGCGCTGCATCACCCTGCGGGGGGCGGGTGCAGACCGGACACGGCTCGTGTGGGGCGACGGCGGAAAGCTGCCCCACAAGGACGGCCGCCCTACCCACACCTTCCGCAGCTACACCGCCTTTTTCAGCGGCGGGACGCTCTGCGTGGAGGACATGACCATCGAGAATGACGCCGGGCCGGGCGCACAGGCCGGGCAGGCCGTCGCGGCCTATGTGGACAGCGCCCGGGCGGTGTTCCGGCGGGTGAAGCTGCTGGGCAATCAGGATACCCTCTTCTGCGCCCCGCTGCCCGAAAAGGAGCGGGAGAAGGACGGCTTCCTCGGTCCGAGGGGCCTTGCGCCCCGCCGCCCGACGGCCCAGTACTATACCGAATGCGAGATCGCGGGGGACATCGATTTCATCTTCGGCGGCGGAGACGCGCTGTTCGAGAACTGCACCATCCGCACCGTGGACAACCACATCCCCCACAGCTATGTCACCGGCCCGTCGGGCAAAGCCGACGGGCTGGGCTTCGTGTTCTGGAACTGCGATTTCGTCTCCGACTGCCCGGCAGGCAGCGTCTATCTGGGCCGTCCGTGGCGTCCCGAGGGGAAGACGGCGGTGCTGGACTGCCGCCTCGGCGCCCACATCGCCCCGGAAGGCTTCATCGCGTGGAACGACCGCACGGACACCGGTCTCGCCACCTTCGCCGAGGCCGACAGCGCCGGCCCGGGCGCGGCAGAGCGTCCGGCGTGGGTGCGTGCCCTCTCCGGGCCGGAGGCGGCGGCGCTGCTGGCCCGCGCCCGCGCCCTCTGCCGCCCGGCATGA
- a CDS encoding DUF4830 domain-containing protein: MFVVTLSKASVKKVGVGALCCALVVFSAMLGRYISTRAVAVAAANNKIESAQDIQTWFTGYGLDVDGASITADKVKIPRKWDDSFSAFNGVVQQSGMDLTRYKGKTVEKWTALIPAASRGDVSSYGVLLVYRKKAVGAYLLEKPSGVVTGLKDAQTAMALQEAEQVSGEDFSGDWGERHDEELTDEQARQTSGEDFSGDWGERHDEELTSEQAQQTSGEPENAQSQPVQYTDLPLDAEGYPVE, from the coding sequence ATGTTTGTGGTCACACTGAGTAAGGCAAGCGTCAAGAAGGTGGGCGTTGGGGCACTGTGCTGTGCGCTGGTGGTGTTCAGCGCCATGCTGGGGCGTTACATCAGCACCCGCGCGGTGGCCGTCGCGGCGGCGAACAATAAGATCGAAAGTGCACAGGACATCCAGACGTGGTTCACGGGCTACGGGCTGGACGTAGATGGGGCGTCCATCACCGCCGACAAGGTCAAGATCCCCCGGAAGTGGGACGACAGCTTCTCGGCCTTCAATGGAGTGGTGCAGCAGAGCGGGATGGACCTCACCCGCTACAAGGGCAAGACGGTGGAAAAGTGGACGGCGCTCATCCCTGCTGCCAGCCGGGGCGACGTGAGCAGCTACGGCGTGCTGCTGGTCTACCGGAAGAAGGCCGTCGGGGCGTATCTGCTGGAAAAGCCCTCCGGCGTCGTCACGGGACTGAAGGACGCCCAGACCGCCATGGCATTGCAGGAGGCCGAGCAGGTGTCCGGCGAGGACTTCAGCGGCGACTGGGGAGAGCGGCACGATGAGGAGCTGACCGACGAACAGGCCCGGCAGACCTCGGGCGAGGATTTCAGCGGGGACTGGGGCGAGCGCCACGACGAAGAGCTGACCAGTGAACAGGCGCAGCAGACCTCCGGAGAGCCGGAAAATGCACAGAGCCAGCCCGTGCAGTATACCGACCTGCCGCTGGACGCCGAGGGCTACCCTGTCGAATAG
- a CDS encoding cation diffusion facilitator family transporter, which translates to MTRLLIRLFIRHPEDTKDAAVRTAYGNLASLVGMACNILLCLGKLTAGTLFGSIAIMADALNNLSDASSNVVSLVGFRLAAKGPDEKHPYGHARYEYLAGLVVCVTILAIGLSLLKESVLKVLHPTAVVFSWLSVAVLAASIGVKLWMSRFNKTIGQRIGSETLMATAADSRNDVLTTSAVLLSTVLSRLTGWDVLDGLMGVAVAGFILWSGWGLMMDTLSPLLGESPSPELVEHIERTVMSYPGVLGVHDLMVHDYGPGHQFASLHIEFPAEADPLEAHDIIDNIEREFMEKDRLQVTIHYDPIVTSDAAVGVLRSRLMEKARQMDPRLSVHDLRIVPGDSHTNVLFDLVFPAGYTGDKDARLAEMCNFVKEQDPKYCCVIKVEQSYASAPPEEEQ; encoded by the coding sequence ATGACACGACTGCTTATCCGCCTGTTCATCAGGCACCCGGAGGACACGAAGGACGCCGCCGTCCGCACGGCCTACGGCAATCTGGCCAGCCTTGTGGGTATGGCCTGCAATATTCTGCTCTGTCTGGGCAAGCTGACGGCGGGCACCCTTTTCGGCTCCATCGCCATCATGGCCGACGCGCTGAACAACCTTTCGGACGCTTCCTCCAACGTGGTGAGCCTTGTGGGCTTCCGGCTGGCAGCCAAAGGCCCGGACGAGAAGCACCCCTACGGCCACGCCCGGTATGAGTACCTCGCGGGCCTCGTGGTCTGCGTCACCATCCTCGCCATCGGGCTTTCGCTGCTGAAGGAATCGGTCCTGAAGGTGCTCCACCCCACGGCGGTGGTGTTCAGCTGGCTCAGCGTGGCGGTGCTGGCGGCGTCCATCGGCGTCAAGCTCTGGATGAGCCGTTTCAACAAGACCATCGGCCAGCGCATCGGCTCTGAGACCCTGATGGCCACCGCCGCCGACAGCCGGAACGACGTACTGACCACCAGCGCCGTCCTCCTGTCCACCGTCCTCTCCCGCCTGACGGGCTGGGACGTGCTGGATGGCCTCATGGGCGTGGCGGTGGCCGGGTTCATCCTCTGGTCGGGGTGGGGGCTGATGATGGATACCCTCAGCCCGCTTCTGGGCGAAAGCCCCTCGCCGGAGCTGGTGGAGCACATCGAGCGCACCGTCATGAGCTATCCCGGCGTGCTGGGCGTCCACGACCTGATGGTCCACGATTACGGCCCGGGGCATCAGTTCGCCTCGCTCCACATCGAGTTCCCGGCGGAGGCCGACCCCTTGGAGGCCCACGACATCATCGACAACATCGAGCGGGAATTTATGGAAAAAGACCGCCTGCAGGTCACCATCCACTACGACCCCATCGTGACATCGGACGCCGCCGTGGGCGTCCTGCGCAGCCGTCTGATGGAGAAAGCCCGCCAGATGGACCCGCGCCTGTCCGTCCATGACCTGCGCATCGTGCCGGGAGACAGCCACACCAATGTTCTCTTCGACCTTGTCTTCCCGGCGGGCTACACCGGGGATAAGGATGCCCGGCTGGCCGAGATGTGCAATTTCGTCAAGGAGCAGGACCCGAAATACTGCTGTGTCATAAAGGTGGAGCAGAGCTATGCGTCTGCCCCGCCCGAAGAGGAACAATAA
- a CDS encoding glycoside hydrolase family 2 protein, producing the protein MHPLPEYPRPSLRRDSYLNLNGLWDYAITRSPEFPARWDGSILVPYSPEARASGVSRTLQPGQWLHYHRAFTPPAGEGGRVLLHFGAVDYACAVEVNGRLAGGHRGGYWPFTLDITDLLRPQGHNTLWVAVQDPTGAGTQARGKQTLKPGGMFYPAQSGIWQTVWLERVPENYIESLTVTPDYDARTVTVRVHTTKPGGAVNVWAAVRAGGVTIAEDWGSDEADQDGEVTLNISEEHFFPWSPDSPFLYDLTVGTTQGEEEGFDTVHSYFALRKWECREDGRGIKRFFLNGKPILLNGLLDQGYWPEGLYTPPSDGAVEHELHTVRELGFNLLRKHAKIEPERWYYHCDKLGIIVWQDMVNGGGAYPMWYVTYLTNALQPLLRYAPDGKLLWGLLGRGSAHSREEYSRELADTVAALGQHPSIGCWVPFNEGWGQFDAEKATEALRALDPTRLVDEASGWFDRGGGDVHSIHNYFYPLRIRPKARTVALSEYGGIAWPMPGHEPPRKTYGYGTVRSRAELTGRYRDLQLKTILPQLRKGLSALVYTQLTDVEDEVNGLFTYDRRAIKPEAAAIRAVNEALEAEFEKVVS; encoded by the coding sequence ATGCATCCGCTCCCCGAATATCCCCGTCCCAGCCTGCGCCGGGACAGCTATCTGAATCTGAACGGCCTGTGGGATTACGCCATCACCAGAAGCCCGGAGTTTCCGGCCCGGTGGGACGGCAGCATCCTCGTGCCCTATTCGCCCGAGGCAAGGGCCTCCGGCGTGAGCCGCACCTTGCAGCCCGGCCAGTGGCTCCACTATCACCGCGCCTTCACGCCCCCGGCGGGCGAGGGCGGGCGGGTCCTGCTCCATTTCGGGGCGGTGGACTATGCCTGCGCGGTGGAGGTCAACGGCCGTCTGGCCGGGGGACACCGGGGCGGCTACTGGCCCTTCACGCTGGACATCACCGACCTGCTCCGCCCGCAGGGGCACAACACCCTCTGGGTGGCGGTCCAAGATCCCACCGGTGCGGGCACGCAGGCCAGAGGCAAGCAGACCCTCAAGCCCGGCGGGATGTTCTACCCGGCCCAGAGCGGCATCTGGCAGACCGTCTGGCTCGAGCGGGTACCGGAAAACTATATCGAAAGCCTCACCGTCACCCCGGACTATGACGCCCGGACTGTGACGGTCAGAGTCCATACCACAAAGCCCGGCGGCGCGGTAAATGTCTGGGCGGCTGTCCGGGCCGGAGGCGTGACCATCGCCGAGGACTGGGGCAGCGACGAGGCCGACCAAGACGGCGAAGTGACCCTGAATATCTCCGAGGAGCACTTTTTCCCGTGGAGTCCCGACAGCCCCTTCCTCTACGACCTGACCGTGGGCACGACGCAGGGCGAAGAGGAGGGGTTCGACACCGTACACAGCTACTTCGCCCTCCGCAAGTGGGAGTGCAGGGAGGATGGACGGGGCATCAAGCGCTTTTTCCTGAACGGAAAGCCTATCCTCCTCAACGGCCTGCTGGATCAGGGCTACTGGCCCGAGGGCCTTTACACCCCGCCCTCCGACGGGGCAGTGGAGCACGAGCTGCACACCGTGCGGGAGCTGGGCTTCAATCTGCTGCGCAAGCACGCCAAGATCGAGCCGGAGCGGTGGTATTACCACTGCGATAAACTGGGCATCATCGTCTGGCAGGACATGGTGAACGGCGGCGGGGCCTATCCCATGTGGTACGTCACCTACCTGACGAACGCTTTGCAGCCGCTGCTGCGCTATGCCCCGGACGGGAAGCTGCTCTGGGGACTGCTGGGCCGGGGCAGCGCCCACAGCCGGGAGGAGTACAGCCGGGAGCTGGCCGACACGGTGGCCGCGCTGGGCCAGCACCCCTCCATCGGATGCTGGGTGCCCTTCAATGAGGGCTGGGGGCAGTTCGACGCAGAGAAAGCGACGGAGGCCCTCCGCGCCCTCGACCCGACCCGTCTGGTGGATGAGGCCAGCGGCTGGTTCGACCGGGGCGGGGGAGATGTCCACTCCATCCACAACTACTTCTATCCGCTCCGCATCCGCCCGAAAGCGCGGACGGTGGCCCTCAGCGAGTACGGCGGCATCGCGTGGCCCATGCCCGGCCACGAGCCGCCCCGGAAGACCTACGGCTACGGTACAGTCAGAAGCCGGGCCGAGCTGACCGGGCGCTACCGTGACTTGCAGCTCAAGACCATTCTGCCCCAGCTGAGAAAGGGCCTCTCGGCGCTGGTATACACGCAGCTGACCGATGTGGAGGATGAGGTGAACGGCCTGTTCACCTACGACCGCCGGGCCATCAAGCCCGAGGCCGCTGCCATCCGGGCCGTCAATGAGGCGCTGGAAGCGGAATTTGAAAAGGTCGTATCCTGA